A window of the Desulfopila inferna genome harbors these coding sequences:
- a CDS encoding 3-deoxy-D-manno-octulosonic acid transferase, protein MLIFYNLLHIVLLILFFPLLCLYIALQEKYRKNIPRRLGFGLRKKLSRLKSRERVIWIHALSVGEVTSALPLVSGLRKELDDTTLIFSASTRTGYELSKKMLSPYCDRIIAFPLDILPVCSYYINRISPDLFILVETDFWPNFLRQLEKRNIPALLVNGRISRRSMKRYQRYSFFFLPMFQSLRFLAVQTEADSQRFIDFGIDKNRVCKLGNLKFESLPPQHMDIAAGFLRNNRKPLFIAGSTHPGEEALLLEAFLVLRKTHDFKIIIAPRDIQRAEEIALLAKSTGIDPQLRSKEQEFTTDLFILDTIGELVSFYNQGDICFVGGSLVNAGGHNPLEPAAQGKPVIFGIYMEDFEEISEDLIACGGGFSVPDQEIFIAVLDTLLQDPDYRRQSGDAALRCVLKNRDVVKNHLEFIKEII, encoded by the coding sequence TTGCTGATATTTTATAATCTCTTACATATAGTATTACTCATACTTTTTTTTCCGCTGCTCTGCCTCTATATAGCACTGCAGGAAAAATACCGTAAGAATATTCCCAGGCGTCTGGGTTTTGGTCTGCGAAAGAAGTTATCCAGGCTGAAATCCCGAGAACGTGTCATCTGGATTCATGCCCTTTCCGTAGGCGAGGTTACCTCTGCCCTTCCTCTTGTTTCCGGCTTGAGAAAAGAACTTGATGATACCACGCTGATCTTCTCGGCCTCCACCCGAACCGGTTATGAACTCAGTAAAAAAATGCTCTCGCCCTATTGCGATCGGATAATTGCCTTTCCTCTGGATATACTGCCGGTGTGCTCATATTATATAAACCGCATCTCACCGGACCTTTTTATCCTGGTCGAAACCGACTTCTGGCCCAATTTTCTCCGACAGCTTGAAAAGCGAAACATTCCGGCGCTTCTTGTCAATGGCAGAATATCACGGCGCTCCATGAAAAGATATCAGCGATACTCCTTTTTCTTTTTACCGATGTTTCAATCGCTTCGTTTTCTTGCCGTGCAGACCGAAGCTGACAGCCAGCGTTTTATTGACTTCGGCATTGATAAAAACAGGGTCTGCAAATTAGGCAATCTCAAGTTTGAATCACTGCCCCCTCAACATATGGATATTGCCGCCGGCTTTCTCAGGAATAATAGAAAACCATTGTTCATTGCCGGATCGACCCATCCAGGTGAAGAGGCTCTTCTTCTTGAAGCCTTCCTGGTATTACGGAAAACTCATGATTTCAAGATCATCATCGCTCCAAGAGACATACAGAGAGCGGAGGAAATTGCCCTACTGGCAAAATCTACGGGCATAGATCCGCAGCTGCGCTCGAAAGAGCAGGAATTCACCACCGATCTATTCATCCTTGATACAATTGGTGAACTGGTTTCCTTCTACAATCAAGGAGATATCTGCTTTGTCGGTGGAAGCCTCGTCAACGCCGGAGGGCACAATCCGCTTGAACCCGCAGCCCAGGGCAAACCGGTTATCTTCGGCATCTATATGGAGGATTTTGAGGAAATAAGTGAGGATCTCATTGCCTGCGGCGGTGGTTTCAGTGTTCCGGACCAGGAGATATTCATAGCCGTCCTCGATACGCTTCTCCAGGATCCAGACTATCGCAGACAAAGCGGAGATGCCGCACTCAGATGTGTCCTGAAAAATCGGGATGTCGTTAAAAACCATCTGGAATTCATCAAGGAAATCATTTGA
- a CDS encoding 16S rRNA (uracil(1498)-N(3))-methyltransferase — MNIILVGEQEIIQGKIILIDRRAEHIVKVLKSEIGDIVKIGIINGKIGTAKILGIKRKFPFSVELEGIFTSMPPDKNPVDLLLALPRPIMLRRILAQIASLGVETLHVVNAARVEKSFWDAGLLEPEEYEQHLISGLEQSVDTVFPSIFFHKRFKPFIEDFFPSISHKYKYLLYAHPAGRKLLGELLGPGSGKILVAIGPEGGWVDFETEKLEAYGFEGFSIGPRILKVDTAVVNIHGRAMAGIEG; from the coding sequence ATGAATATAATATTGGTTGGCGAACAAGAGATAATCCAGGGAAAGATTATTCTTATCGATCGCAGAGCTGAGCATATTGTCAAAGTTCTTAAAAGTGAGATCGGTGATATAGTAAAGATCGGAATCATTAACGGAAAAATTGGTACGGCAAAGATACTCGGTATAAAAAGGAAATTCCCTTTCTCGGTGGAACTCGAAGGGATTTTTACCTCCATGCCCCCGGATAAGAATCCGGTTGATCTATTGCTGGCCCTGCCGCGGCCGATAATGCTGCGCCGCATTCTCGCTCAGATAGCCTCCCTTGGTGTGGAAACACTGCATGTCGTCAATGCCGCACGTGTCGAGAAGAGCTTCTGGGATGCAGGTCTGCTGGAGCCGGAGGAGTATGAGCAGCATCTGATCTCTGGACTTGAGCAGTCAGTCGACACTGTTTTCCCAAGTATCTTCTTTCACAAGCGATTCAAACCGTTTATCGAAGATTTCTTTCCTTCGATTTCCCACAAATATAAATACCTGCTCTATGCCCATCCTGCCGGAAGAAAGCTTCTCGGCGAACTCCTTGGTCCCGGTAGCGGCAAAATTCTTGTAGCCATTGGTCCGGAAGGTGGATGGGTGGATTTCGAGACCGAAAAACTGGAAGCTTATGGTTTCGAGGGGTTTTCAATAGGACCGCGAATCCTCAAGGTAGATACGGCAGTGGTCAATATCCACGGCCGCGCTATGGCTGGAATCGAGGGTTAA